From Haloglomus litoreum, the proteins below share one genomic window:
- a CDS encoding TspO/MBR family protein, which produces MSYTDVERPGREAVVALALVLAVNALGASPSLLFGADTTWFERPWFFPPTVAFPVVWTLLFTLLGVALYLVWRADADARATRLALGAFAVQFVLNLAWTPAFFGLQRPGLGLAIIALLWVAIVGTIAAFDRVDRRAALLLIPYLAWVTFAAVLNYAIWVG; this is translated from the coding sequence ATGAGCTACACGGATGTCGAGCGGCCGGGTCGGGAGGCAGTGGTGGCCCTCGCGCTGGTGCTGGCCGTGAACGCGCTCGGCGCGTCACCGTCGCTGCTGTTCGGTGCCGACACCACCTGGTTCGAGCGGCCCTGGTTCTTCCCGCCGACCGTCGCGTTCCCGGTGGTGTGGACGCTGCTGTTCACGCTGCTGGGTGTCGCGCTCTACCTCGTCTGGCGCGCCGACGCCGACGCCCGGGCCACCCGTCTCGCCCTGGGGGCGTTCGCCGTCCAGTTCGTGCTCAACCTGGCGTGGACGCCGGCGTTCTTCGGCCTCCAGCGCCCGGGGCTCGGCCTCGCGATCATCGCGCTCCTCTGGGTCGCCATCGTCGGGACCATCGCCGCCTTCGACCGTGTGGACCGCCGTGCCGCCCTGTTGCTGATCCCCTACCTCGCGTGGGTGACGTTCGCTGCGGTGCTGAACTACGCCATCTGGGTCGGCTGA
- a CDS encoding universal stress protein: MATYLIGTDAESASNAICDEIDDEIGPDDRLVVVNVQMTDDVDRLHRGEAALAVFEERFGDRATVEVHQLNRGTPPSQEISDYAEKVDADRVVIALRRHSRTERVIFGSVAHSLLQRVTRPITLIPLDEGGGSEN, from the coding sequence ATGGCGACCTACCTCATCGGCACGGATGCGGAGTCTGCCAGCAACGCCATCTGCGACGAGATCGACGACGAGATCGGCCCTGACGACCGCCTCGTCGTGGTCAACGTCCAGATGACCGACGACGTGGACCGACTCCATCGGGGTGAGGCCGCGCTCGCCGTGTTCGAGGAGCGATTCGGCGACCGCGCGACGGTCGAGGTCCACCAGCTGAACCGTGGCACGCCACCGTCGCAGGAGATCTCCGACTACGCCGAGAAGGTCGACGCCGACCGCGTCGTCATCGCGCTCCGGCGCCACTCGCGGACCGAACGGGTCATCTTCGGGAGCGTCGCCCACTCGCTCCTCCAGCGGGTGACCCGTCCGATCACACTCATCCCGCTCGACGAGGGCGGCGGGTCCGAGAACTGA